CTAATGGTTTATTTGGAGCCTATCTTCCTGTGCTTTAACCCCAGGCTAAAGCACGTGCCCTGGTGAAAACACCGGAAGATAGGCCCATCAGTTTAGTTGCCGCTAATAATTCTCAAATGAGAATAACTACCCAACGAAATTGGAGTTACGGCAGCGCTGCCAGAGAACGAATCTCGATGAGCTGACCCAAGTCAGTGATTCGGGTGAGTTCACGCAGCTAACAACCCTGTAGCTTCAAGTACGAGGGGTATAAAACGAGTTATTGAGGTCTTGCAGAGGCGCAACCTGAATGATTCGTTTCTAGTCCTTGCGCTGTTGGAGCCGACGCAAAGATCGCTCACGGCGACTGTGCTCCCGACTGAGGTCCAACAGAATCTCCTCAATAAACGCCAAGTGACGGTGTGAAGCTTCGCGGGCTTTCTCTGGCTCGCGTGCCACAATCGCCTCAAAAATCCCGGCGCGGTGACTGCTTACTGTTGCCAGCATTTCGCGGCGCGAGTAAAGCAATTCAAAGTTCTGTCTTACGTTTTGTTCCAGCATCGGCCCCATGCAACGCAGTAAATGCAGCAAAACCACATTATGCGCAGCCTCTGTGACAGCCACTTGATACTGCATAACGGCATCTGCCTCAGCATCTAAATCGCCGTTATCCTGCGCTTGCTGAATAACAGTATGGCATTCACGGA
The sequence above is drawn from the Yersinia intermedia genome and encodes:
- the pdhR gene encoding pyruvate dehydrogenase complex transcriptional repressor PdhR, which produces MAYNKIRQPKLSDVIEQQLEYLILEGTLRPGEKLLPERELAKQFDVSRPSLREAIQRLEAKGLLLRRQGGGTFVQTNLWQSFSDPLAELLADHPEAQFDLLETRHALEGVAAYYAALRGTDEDLQRIRECHTVIQQAQDNGDLDAEADAVMQYQVAVTEAAHNVVLLHLLRCMGPMLEQNVRQNFELLYSRREMLATVSSHRAGIFEAIVAREPEKAREASHRHLAFIEEILLDLSREHSRRERSLRRLQQRKD